One Oncorhynchus clarkii lewisi isolate Uvic-CL-2024 chromosome 28, UVic_Ocla_1.0, whole genome shotgun sequence genomic region harbors:
- the LOC139387515 gene encoding ribosome assembly protein METTL17, mitochondrial isoform X1 codes for MAFRVYGARVLYQRVVAVRIMYRALSAEVHPQSHADFLKGAPHRKHPGVTNLKTLRLPDELQKAAQAIIHGTEVSGLVDKARSLTNFLWSRKRAPEDVTLRERAMALEKNLWEKTKEKGGDVDLQLLKTQITKKVLSDLRKTTYHWSPMRYDEELGVVYMVAKLAGGYAAVKRVLNEIKKRDPSFSPHSLLDFGSGLGTAVWASHSFWGDTLKEMVCVDNSGAMNTIADRLLRGSSEKDEPVIKQVYFRQFLPVSPKVQFDLVVGAFSLSELASQKEREDAILTLWRKTSSYLVLVENGTKEGHQILMDARDILLKKQERTAHDPRRPSVFAPCPHESPCPKLFQLPVVPCNFSQAYSPLPFPGVPDRLTERFSYLVLSRTDWAGGEGLDWARLTAPVLRRPRHVHCQVCCSSGEIKRVVVTAHRHGRDVYRCARSSDWGDQLPIIQPEDDSSNLD; via the exons ATGGCTTTTCGAGTTTATGGTGCGCGTGTCCTTTATCAAAGGGTGGTTGCTGTGAGGATAATGTACAGA GCACTAAGTGCAGAAGTGCATCCCCAATCCCATGCAGACTTCCTAAAAGGTGCTCCCCACAGGAAACACCCAGGGGTGACAAATCTGAAGACACTGCGCCTGCCAGATGAACTCCAGAAAGCAGCACAAGCTATCATTCATG GCACAGAAGTGAGTGGGTTGGTTGACAAAGCACGCAGTCTCACCAACTTCCTGTGGAGCAGGAAAAGAGCACCTGAGGATGTAACACTAAGGGAAAGAGCCATGGCCCTGGAGAAGAATCTGTGGGAGAAGACAAAAGAGAAGGGTGGAG ATGTAGATCTTCAACTACTGAAGACCCAAATCACAAAGAAAGTGCTCTCCGATCTCAGGAAGACAACATACCACTGGTCCCCTATGAG GTATGATGAAGAGTTGGGTGTGGTGTACATGGTTGCTAAGCTGGCAGGTGGCTACGCTGCAGTGAAAAGAGTTCTAAATGAG ATAAAGAAAAGAgatccctccttctcccctcattCTCTCCTGGACTTTGGTTCAGGATTAGGAACAGCTGTCTG GGCATCACACTCATTTTGGGGTGATACGTTGAAGGAGATGGTGTGTGTCGACAATTCTGGGGCAATGAACACTATAGCAGATCGCCTTCTCAGAG GCAGCAGCGAAAAAGATGAGCCTGTCATCAAACAAGTATACTTCCGTCAgttccttcctgtctcccctAAG GTGCAATTTGATCTGGTGGTGGGGGCCTTTTCTCTGTCAGAATTGGCCAGTCAAAAGGAGAGGGAAGATGCCATACTCACTTTGTGGAGAAAGACCAGCTCTTATCTG GTGCTGGTAGAAAATGGGACCAAAGAGGGCCACCAGATACTTATGGATGCCAGAGACATACTACTTAAG AAACAAGAAAGAACAGCCCATGACCCTAGAAGACCATCTGTGTTCGCCCCA TGTCCTCATGAATCACCTTGTCCCAAGCTGTTCCAACTGCCCGTAGTACCCTGCAACTTCTCTCAAGCCTACAGCCCACTCCCTTTTCCTGGG GTTCCAGACCGACTGACCGAGAGGTTCAGCTACCTGGTTCTGTCAAGAACAGACTGGGCAGGTGGAGAGGGGCTGGACTGGGCCAGGCTCACAGCACCAGTGCTGCGCAGGCCGAGACATGTTCACTGTCAGGTCTGCTGCTCTAGTGGAGAGATTAAACGGGTTGTGGTGACAGCCCATCGACATGGCAG AGACGTATATCGCTGTGCCCGGAGTAGTGATTGGGGAGATCAACTGCCAATCATTCAGCCAGAGGATGACTCAAGTAATTTAGACTGA
- the LOC139387515 gene encoding ribosome assembly protein METTL17, mitochondrial isoform X3, with the protein MAFRVYGARVLYQRVVAVRIMYRALSAEVHPQSHADFLKGAPHRKHPGVTNLKTLRLPDELQKAAQAIIHGTEVSGLVDKARSLTNFLWSRKRAPEDVTLRERAMALEKNLWEKTKEKGGDVDLQLLKTQITKKVLSDLRKTTYHWSPMRYDEELGVVYMVAKLAGGYAAVKRVLNEIKKRDPSFSPHSLLDFGSGLGTAVWASHSFWGDTLKEMVCVDNSGAMNTIADRLLRGSSEKDEPVIKQVYFRQFLPVSPKVQFDLVVGAFSLSELASQKEREDAILTLWRKTSSYLVLVENGTKEGHQILMDARDILLKKQERTAHDPRRPSVFAPLFQLPVVPCNFSQAYSPLPFPGVPDRLTERFSYLVLSRTDWAGGEGLDWARLTAPVLRRPRHVHCQVCCSSGEIKRVVVTAHRHGRDVYRCARSSDWGDQLPIIQPEDDSSNLD; encoded by the exons ATGGCTTTTCGAGTTTATGGTGCGCGTGTCCTTTATCAAAGGGTGGTTGCTGTGAGGATAATGTACAGA GCACTAAGTGCAGAAGTGCATCCCCAATCCCATGCAGACTTCCTAAAAGGTGCTCCCCACAGGAAACACCCAGGGGTGACAAATCTGAAGACACTGCGCCTGCCAGATGAACTCCAGAAAGCAGCACAAGCTATCATTCATG GCACAGAAGTGAGTGGGTTGGTTGACAAAGCACGCAGTCTCACCAACTTCCTGTGGAGCAGGAAAAGAGCACCTGAGGATGTAACACTAAGGGAAAGAGCCATGGCCCTGGAGAAGAATCTGTGGGAGAAGACAAAAGAGAAGGGTGGAG ATGTAGATCTTCAACTACTGAAGACCCAAATCACAAAGAAAGTGCTCTCCGATCTCAGGAAGACAACATACCACTGGTCCCCTATGAG GTATGATGAAGAGTTGGGTGTGGTGTACATGGTTGCTAAGCTGGCAGGTGGCTACGCTGCAGTGAAAAGAGTTCTAAATGAG ATAAAGAAAAGAgatccctccttctcccctcattCTCTCCTGGACTTTGGTTCAGGATTAGGAACAGCTGTCTG GGCATCACACTCATTTTGGGGTGATACGTTGAAGGAGATGGTGTGTGTCGACAATTCTGGGGCAATGAACACTATAGCAGATCGCCTTCTCAGAG GCAGCAGCGAAAAAGATGAGCCTGTCATCAAACAAGTATACTTCCGTCAgttccttcctgtctcccctAAG GTGCAATTTGATCTGGTGGTGGGGGCCTTTTCTCTGTCAGAATTGGCCAGTCAAAAGGAGAGGGAAGATGCCATACTCACTTTGTGGAGAAAGACCAGCTCTTATCTG GTGCTGGTAGAAAATGGGACCAAAGAGGGCCACCAGATACTTATGGATGCCAGAGACATACTACTTAAG AAACAAGAAAGAACAGCCCATGACCCTAGAAGACCATCTGTGTTCGCCCCA CTGTTCCAACTGCCCGTAGTACCCTGCAACTTCTCTCAAGCCTACAGCCCACTCCCTTTTCCTGGG GTTCCAGACCGACTGACCGAGAGGTTCAGCTACCTGGTTCTGTCAAGAACAGACTGGGCAGGTGGAGAGGGGCTGGACTGGGCCAGGCTCACAGCACCAGTGCTGCGCAGGCCGAGACATGTTCACTGTCAGGTCTGCTGCTCTAGTGGAGAGATTAAACGGGTTGTGGTGACAGCCCATCGACATGGCAG AGACGTATATCGCTGTGCCCGGAGTAGTGATTGGGGAGATCAACTGCCAATCATTCAGCCAGAGGATGACTCAAGTAATTTAGACTGA
- the LOC139387515 gene encoding ribosome assembly protein METTL17, mitochondrial isoform X2, with protein sequence MAFRVYGARVLYQRVVAVRIMYRALSAEVHPQSHADFLKGAPHRKHPGVTNLKTLRLPDELQKAAQAIIHGTEVSGLVDKARSLTNFLWSRKRAPEDVTLRERAMALEKNLWEKTKEKGGDLQLLKTQITKKVLSDLRKTTYHWSPMRYDEELGVVYMVAKLAGGYAAVKRVLNEIKKRDPSFSPHSLLDFGSGLGTAVWASHSFWGDTLKEMVCVDNSGAMNTIADRLLRGSSEKDEPVIKQVYFRQFLPVSPKVQFDLVVGAFSLSELASQKEREDAILTLWRKTSSYLVLVENGTKEGHQILMDARDILLKKQERTAHDPRRPSVFAPCPHESPCPKLFQLPVVPCNFSQAYSPLPFPGVPDRLTERFSYLVLSRTDWAGGEGLDWARLTAPVLRRPRHVHCQVCCSSGEIKRVVVTAHRHGRDVYRCARSSDWGDQLPIIQPEDDSSNLD encoded by the exons ATGGCTTTTCGAGTTTATGGTGCGCGTGTCCTTTATCAAAGGGTGGTTGCTGTGAGGATAATGTACAGA GCACTAAGTGCAGAAGTGCATCCCCAATCCCATGCAGACTTCCTAAAAGGTGCTCCCCACAGGAAACACCCAGGGGTGACAAATCTGAAGACACTGCGCCTGCCAGATGAACTCCAGAAAGCAGCACAAGCTATCATTCATG GCACAGAAGTGAGTGGGTTGGTTGACAAAGCACGCAGTCTCACCAACTTCCTGTGGAGCAGGAAAAGAGCACCTGAGGATGTAACACTAAGGGAAAGAGCCATGGCCCTGGAGAAGAATCTGTGGGAGAAGACAAAAGAGAAGGGTGGAG ATCTTCAACTACTGAAGACCCAAATCACAAAGAAAGTGCTCTCCGATCTCAGGAAGACAACATACCACTGGTCCCCTATGAG GTATGATGAAGAGTTGGGTGTGGTGTACATGGTTGCTAAGCTGGCAGGTGGCTACGCTGCAGTGAAAAGAGTTCTAAATGAG ATAAAGAAAAGAgatccctccttctcccctcattCTCTCCTGGACTTTGGTTCAGGATTAGGAACAGCTGTCTG GGCATCACACTCATTTTGGGGTGATACGTTGAAGGAGATGGTGTGTGTCGACAATTCTGGGGCAATGAACACTATAGCAGATCGCCTTCTCAGAG GCAGCAGCGAAAAAGATGAGCCTGTCATCAAACAAGTATACTTCCGTCAgttccttcctgtctcccctAAG GTGCAATTTGATCTGGTGGTGGGGGCCTTTTCTCTGTCAGAATTGGCCAGTCAAAAGGAGAGGGAAGATGCCATACTCACTTTGTGGAGAAAGACCAGCTCTTATCTG GTGCTGGTAGAAAATGGGACCAAAGAGGGCCACCAGATACTTATGGATGCCAGAGACATACTACTTAAG AAACAAGAAAGAACAGCCCATGACCCTAGAAGACCATCTGTGTTCGCCCCA TGTCCTCATGAATCACCTTGTCCCAAGCTGTTCCAACTGCCCGTAGTACCCTGCAACTTCTCTCAAGCCTACAGCCCACTCCCTTTTCCTGGG GTTCCAGACCGACTGACCGAGAGGTTCAGCTACCTGGTTCTGTCAAGAACAGACTGGGCAGGTGGAGAGGGGCTGGACTGGGCCAGGCTCACAGCACCAGTGCTGCGCAGGCCGAGACATGTTCACTGTCAGGTCTGCTGCTCTAGTGGAGAGATTAAACGGGTTGTGGTGACAGCCCATCGACATGGCAG AGACGTATATCGCTGTGCCCGGAGTAGTGATTGGGGAGATCAACTGCCAATCATTCAGCCAGAGGATGACTCAAGTAATTTAGACTGA
- the LOC139387514 gene encoding poly [ADP-ribose] polymerase 2, translating into MRRTRSSRNTSQGVASANGVSPSKTVWQWKGDEGQWEPYPPSACAQLDSALSSGDATVSLTFGSGAAYDVDLKKMVQVNTVTKYKRKIRSHTLKPESLNGGDAVDLTQQDASPVQIKVEEMEEQPIAKKKRGEGRSQKKSKVMPMDETESKEIVKTVVMKGKAPVDSECKAKAGKAHVYSEGDDVYDVMLNQTNLEFNNNKFFLIQLLQDDSVKAYSVWFRWGRVGKVGQNNLVSCGGDLLQAKEVFKKKFLDKTKNEWAHRTDFEKVAGKYDMVFMDYSTNGKEEPQPLLASLSQKKPSKLDVKVQSLLELICDIKAMEECVLEMKFDTRKAPLGKLTTEQIRAGYSALKKIEECVKRKGSSRELLEACNQFYTRIPHDFGLRTPPIIRSEEELKEKIALLEALSDIQIAVKMVQSSAYGDEHPLDRQYNALQCQLQPLSSCSQEYQVIERYLQTTHAPTHSDFTMTVLDIFSVDREGEKNGFLSQLHNRTLLWHGSRLSNWVGILSQGLRVAPPEAPVTGYMFGKGIYFADMSSKSANYCFANQRNKTGLLLLSEVALGDSNELLAADYEAAKLPAGKHSTKGLGQTSPDPRNAVTLNGVTVPMGPGMKTGVGAGGGYSLLYNEFIVYNPAQTHMRYLLRVQFNYSSLW; encoded by the exons ATGAGACGCACAAGAAGCTCCAGGAACACATCTCAAGGTGTAGCATCAGCAAATGGAGTGTCTCCGTCCAAGACAG TGTGGCAGTGGAAGGGGGATGAGGGTCAGTGGGAGCCATACCCACCATCAGCATGTGCCCAGCTAGACTCAGCCCTCAGCTCTGGAGACGCCACGGTCTCACTGACGTTTGGCTCTGGGGCAGCATATGACGTAGACTTGAAGAAGATGGTCCAGGTCAACACAGTAACCAAGTACAAGAGGAAAATACGTTCTCACACACTGAAACCAG AGAGTTTAAATGGAGGAGATGCAGTGGATTTAACCCAACAAGATGCGAGTCCAGTCCAGATTAAAGTGGAGGAAATGGAGGAGCAGCCAATCGCCAAGAAGAAGCGGGGTGAGGGAAGGAGCCAGAAGAAAAGTAAAGTGATGCCCATGGATGAAACAGAGAGCAAAG AGATTGTGAAGACTGTGGTCATGAAAGGAAAGGCTCCAGTTGATTCAGAATGCAAAGCCAAAGCCGGCAAG GCCCATGTCTACAGTGAAGGAGATGACGTATATGATGTAATGTTAAACCAG ACAAATCTTgagttcaacaacaacaaattctTCCTGATCCAGCTACTTCAGGATGACAGTGTTAAGGCCTACAGCGTGTGGTTTAGATGGGGACGAG TTGGTAAGGTTGGACAGAACAATCTAGTTTCCTGTGGTGGAGATCTTCTTCAAGCCAAAGAAGTCTTCAAGAAAAA GTTTCTGGATAAGACCAAGAACGAGTGGGCACACCGGACAGACTTTGAGAAAGTGGCAGGAAAATATGACATGGTGTTTATGGACTACAGTACCAATGGAAAG GAAGAGCCCCAGCCCCTGCTTGCATCACTGTCCCAGAAAAAGCCCTCCAAGCTGGATGTGAAGGTCCAGTCCCTTCTCGAACTGATCTGTGACATCAAGGCCATGGAGGAATGTGTGCTGGAGATGAAGTTTGACACCCGAAAAGCTCCTCTCG GTAAGCTTACAACAGAGCAGATCCGTGCAGGTTACTCAGCACTGAAGAAGATTGAGGAGTGTGTGAAGAGAAAGGGAAGCAGCCGCGAGCTACTGGAGGCATGCAACCAGTTCTACACACGCATCCCCCATGACTTTGG GTTGCGAACTCCCCCAATAATCCGCTCAGAAGAGGAGCTGAAGGAAAAAATTGCTTTATTAGAA GCACTGAGTGACATCCAGATAGCAGTGAAGATGGTCCAGTCCAGTGCCTACGGTGATGAGCATCCTTTGGACAGACAGTACAACGCCCTCCAGTGCCAGCTACAGCCACTGTCCTCTTGTAGCCAAGAGTATCAG GTGATTGAGAGATATCTTCAGACAACCCATGCTCCCACTCACTCTGACTTCACCATGACTGTTCTGGACATCTTCTCTgtggacagggagggggagaagaatgGCTTCCTCTCACAACTACACAACAG GACGCTGCTGTGGCATGGCTCTCGTCTGTCTAACTGGGTTGGAATCCTCAGCCAGGGCCTCAGAGTGGCCCCTCCAGAGGCTCCTGTCACTGGATACATG TTTGGGAAAGGTATTTACTTTGCTGACATGTCATCGAAAAGTGCCAACTACTGCTTTGCCAATCAACGCAACAAAACTGGACTCCTACTGTTGAGCGAG GTTGCCCTGGGTGACAGTAACGAGCTGTTAGCAGCTGACTATGAGGCTGCCAAACTACCTGCAGGGAAACACAGCACCAAGGGCCTTGGACAGACAAGCCCAGACCCCAGGAACGCTGTCACATT GAATGGAGTGACAGTCCCAATGGGGCCTGGAATGAAGACTGGGGTGGGAGCAGGTGGCGGCTACTCCCTCCTCTACAACGAGTTCATTGTCTATAACCCTGCCCAAACCCACATGAGGTATTTACTAAGAGTTCAGTTTAACTATTCCTCGCTGTGGTGA